A stretch of the bacterium genome encodes the following:
- a CDS encoding sugar phosphate isomerase/epimerase, with the protein MFRNLNCGAIGVPADFAKAIEYAKLGGFQGIDVPMGEAGPLAEHRGADHVKALFADNGLAMGGIGWPVRWMGSEDDWRADLEKLPGFCTLAQQLGGTRAATWVPSWNDTRDWDENWQFHVDRLKPMAEITADYGVRMGLEFLGPRTLFVGKQYEFIHSAWKMLELCAQIGPNVGLLLDAWHWHTSGGTLDDLRKMTNANVVYVHINDAPPGLTMDEYVDNVRALPGETGVIDLTGFLQVLQEIGYDGPVTPEPFSAKLNAMEDKAEAVKLAGGMLKDVFDRAGV; encoded by the coding sequence AACCTGAACTGTGGGGCCATCGGGGTCCCGGCCGATTTTGCCAAGGCGATCGAGTACGCCAAGCTGGGCGGCTTCCAGGGGATTGACGTGCCCATGGGAGAGGCGGGCCCGCTGGCGGAGCACCGCGGCGCCGACCACGTGAAGGCCCTGTTCGCCGACAATGGCCTGGCCATGGGCGGCATCGGCTGGCCGGTGCGGTGGATGGGCAGCGAGGACGACTGGCGCGCGGACCTGGAGAAGCTGCCCGGCTTCTGCACGCTGGCCCAGCAACTCGGTGGCACCCGTGCCGCGACCTGGGTGCCATCGTGGAACGACACGCGCGACTGGGACGAGAACTGGCAGTTCCACGTTGACCGCCTTAAGCCGATGGCCGAGATCACGGCGGACTACGGGGTGCGCATGGGGCTGGAGTTCCTCGGCCCGCGCACGCTCTTTGTCGGCAAGCAGTACGAGTTCATCCACTCGGCCTGGAAGATGCTGGAGCTGTGCGCGCAGATCGGACCCAACGTCGGGCTGCTCCTGGACGCGTGGCACTGGCACACCTCCGGCGGCACGCTCGACGACCTGCGCAAGATGACGAACGCGAACGTGGTCTATGTGCACATCAACGACGCCCCGCCCGGGCTCACCATGGACGAGTACGTGGACAACGTGCGCGCCTTACCGGGTGAGACCGGCGTCATTGACCTGACCGGCTTCCTGCAAGTCCTGCAGGAGATCGGCTACGACGGCCCCGTCACGCCGGAGCCCTTCAGCGCGAAGCTGAACGCGATGGAGGACAAGGCCGAGGCCGTGAAGCTCGCCGGCGGGATGCTCAAGGACGTGTTTGACCGGGCCGGCGTGTAG